Part of the Elgaria multicarinata webbii isolate HBS135686 ecotype San Diego chromosome 5, rElgMul1.1.pri, whole genome shotgun sequence genome, CCTCTCCAATGGGGaaggaagccccccacccccacccccaccccagctagcAGGGCATGGACAGAGATGGCCCCAGGTATTAGGACAAGGAGGCCGCTGCTCCAGCTGCCATCCCCCTGCTGCCCAGACAGAAGCCCTGCCAAGGCCTCTCTCTGCCTTTATAGTCTTTTTGTTCCCTTTGGGGGGAGGCCCCCTGGGCACCCCAAATGCTCCAATCCCTCCAATGGAATTGCAAGGCATCAAAGTTGTAAAAAGCCACCTCTGTCTTAGTGAGTATTGATGCTGTGCCCAGCTGTGGCTGTTGCCACTGGTACGGAGCGTCCGCATGGGGTCCAGATGGAAGCTTTCCTGACTCTGTCTTTCAGCCACGCGCACTGTGAGCCAGGCCACACGCAATGCAGCAGCTGCACCGTGTCGTTCATGCCTCCGAAAATGACCAGCCTTCAGCCAGAGACCCAAACCATTCAGCAcctctttaaaaacagttttgtgATCCTATTTATTCTTTCATCCGTCCTGAATCTCGCACTACTCAGCTTTGGCGGAAGCCTCCAGATAGTGGCACTACGAAGGCGGccgtctccctcctgcccccgtTCTCCGCACCAGGCCTCATGTCCTGCACCTCCATCAGGTCCCCACGGAATCCCTTCTCCTGATGGTGCAATGCTGGTTAACTATCGGCCTGCCCTCGAggggcagccggctgggccaCCCTGTGAAGACGCCCCGTCGCTTGGGAGTCCAGCGGAAGAGCAGGGTGGGTGGCGAAGGGTCCCCGGGTGACAGGAcaggctcccccctgcccccgtggGAGAGAGGCTTCCAGTGAAGCGGACAGGACTGGGCAACAGAGGCCAGTAGGGTCGCTGCCCACAGCACTTTGGTGCGCTTGTGCTGATTATGGCTGGAACGGACAACCTACATGCTGCTGGTCTTCAAGAGAGCCAGGCTGCGCAACCAGAAATAATGCACACGCGACGCTGATGCACGGCGAGTGAGGTCAAGGGAAGCACAAGGTGCCCACAGGCAAGGAATACCCCCACAAAGCCACCTGGAACAGCTTGAACAAGGCAGTAAAACTTTATTCAACCCATGACACACAACACACAGTCTTTTAACCAACAACACAGAAAACAGTCCAGAGCCTGTACATGGGAAGAGCAACACCCAGAGCAGGGGCCAGGAGGCAAGAACAGCAGCGGGAGGAGAGGAATCCCGGACGACAAAGCCGCCGCTGGGATCATTCCAGGGCTGTTCCGCTCCGGCAGGCGCCTTCCCTCCGGACCCCATCAGGGCATGGAGGGGCAACGGCCGGCTGGCAGCCCCAGCGGCTCTCTTGTGTCAAGTGCGGAAACGGCGCCCCAGTTCTGGCGCCGGCTGGTGGCGGGCAGCAGCTGTCAGGCCAGCTTCGGAAACAGCGCCGGCTCCTTAAAGCTCAAGGCGAGGGCTCCTCCGGGGGGCTGGGGGTGGTCAGCCTCTGCCCCTCGTGGCCATGAGAGGAGTCATCGCGGCCACCTCCGCTGCAGGCACCGCTTGGGAGAGAGAACCGCCAGCAGCTGAAAGCGCCAGGGAAGACGCTGCGCCCTGGTCCTGCCCTACGGAAACCCCACCTGCCCCAAAACACCCCCTGGGGATGAGGACGGCTCAGCCGCCCCGGCTGCCGCTCTGCCACTCCAGAAACCGTAATATAAACAACTTGGGCGAGAACACAAGAAGCCTGAGTGTGCCCACATGAAACCTTTCTGGATCTACCCTTATAAAAAcgataataataatcataataattacaTGGAGAAAACACGTTTTTACAGAAGCCGTTCAGGACTGGGAGGGTTCTGCTGAGGACCAAACTAAGGGAGCGGCCACAGGCTGGgtcctgctcccccctcaccATCCAGGAGCCCAAATCATGGGCTGGCGGGTCAGAATCGATGCTCACTTGTGGCTCTTCATGGTGCTACAGAGATGTAGAAGCTGAGTCTACAAGGGGAGAAAGGCAGCTTCAGTTAAGCAGCACAGCTCCTCCATAGGCGGGAACGCTGGGCCGGGCCATGAATGTAAGGAGGGCATCCGAGGATGGGTAGCAACATCCCACCTTTTCGTGCCCCCCGGCAGGGTCAGCTGCCAACCTCTGCAGTGGGCAGGCGTTGCTGGCCGCAGCTCAGGGCGGAAGCTCCCCCACCCTCTGAGCTGACTCCTCCAACTGCAAAAAGGCAGGGGACCAAGGCctgatgggggggggcagttctgCTCAGAACAGAGCTGCTGAGAGCCCCCCCTTCCTCTGGAAAGACACCCCTGCACAGCAGAGGACAGAGCGCTCGCATACAGACACCCCACACCTCCCTGCTGAGCAGATGAGGAGCGACCTGAAACGAGAAGTCCCAGCCGGCCCCCTTCAAGAGCCAAAGAAAGGTAgctggaaaaggggagggggcgaGATGTCTAGGTCAAGAGGGAGCAAAGAAGCCCCACCCCAGGCGAGTCTTACCGACATCTTCTTGACGCTGCCCAGCGTGTCGGCGTTCAGGCACAGGAGGTCCCTCTTGGAGAGCTCGCTGGCTCTCAGCCGGATGCTCTGTGCGGAGGAGACCGGAAGGGCGTTACCCTGCAGCCTGAGCGGCTGGGCTCAGGGCAGACGGGGCCGGCAAAAAGGGACGTGCTCTAGTGAAAGCTGGCGGAGGGCAGACGGAGCGGGAAACCACGGGATTCAGCCGCTGTACGCTCCCCTGACCATAACATGTTCATTTTTGTAATTTACCTGAATAAATACAACTGATTTATACAGGGACGGGTGATGTCACCCTGGATCCCATAGACTCAGCCAGTCCATGTGCAAAACTCATGTGCAATTTTGCACATGTGCAGTCCATGTGCAAAACTCACGTGCAACCGTGGCAGCACCTGGTGCTGGGAAGCCACCGGCCCTGGACTGCCTCCGTCGCACGGACCCCGCACCCCCAGGGCGGCCGCAGACTTCTGCCTTACCTCCCCTTCGCCCACAGGAAGCGTGATGAAGATCTCATTGCTGTCTGCTAGAGGGCTGCCACGGGCAGAGATGCTGAACACACGCTCTTGCGCAGCAGGGGCCCGCAAGCCTGGAGTTTTGAAAATGCTGAAGggaagaaggagggaagaaggagggaagaaggaggGCACCCCCCGCCCCAAAGGGCCGCTGATCAGACTTTTCCCAAGGAGAACCAACCCTTGAAACACATCTGATGAAACAAGGGAACAGCCCTAGAGGCCAGCCAGCGGGGAGAATGGAAGAAGAACTATGCTGGAACGCACCAAGGGCCCATCTGGTCCAGccctctgtccacacagtggggGAGGTGTTCTAGAggcaggtgtgtgggtgtgtgttccTGACCCACAGGTCCTCAGAGCGAGGGCAGAAGGGAGACAGACTGAAACAGGGAATGCAGCAGTTCTCGTCTCTGGGAGCCATGCAGGGGTTACAGGCCCTCTGCCCACCCAATGAAGGCATGACGGGCAGGGCGAAGCGGTGTGGCTCACCTGGAGTCAAACTTGGGAGTCGCCGCAGGGGTGACGCCCCTGGTGGTGGTGCTCTGGGCGGCCTGGCTGACCGGGGTGGCAAAGTTCGCTTTGCTGGACCTGTCAAAAAGCAAGCGGGAAACGTCTCCATGGCCAGCTGACCACACGGCAGCAAAGGCATCAGGGGCAGCGGTCCACAGCCCCCCTTGACTAAATGCCCCAAGGCAGCCAAGCTGCACcgatgaaggggtgtgtgtgtgctctacACTGCAGCAGTAGGAAATCGGTGTCCACCCGACGttctgggctacagctcccatcagccacagcctgaATGGCACACATCATGGaatatgggaactgtagtccaaaacacctggtcTCCTGCCCCTTCCCTACCTCATTACCTTTTATTGAAATGAGTAGACCTGGCTGAGGGAGGCCTGCTTCTCTTGGATGTTCGGGCCTTTTGGGCGGATGTCTTTGCCTGGAACACAGAAACAGAGGGTTGCGTGGTGCCTTCCTTGGCCTGCAGGCCAGCAGCATCGGTCCTTTTCAAGCAGAAAAGAGCCTGAGGCAGAGTTCTGGCCTGCAGTCAGGCGATCCCTGTTGcctgttacaagatgggggatacttggctcagcaatactacaaatgacaaggatcttggaattgttgtagatcacaagctgaatatgagccaacagtgcgatatggctgcaagaaaggcaaatgctattttgggctgccttaatagaagtatagcttccaaatcgtgcgaggttcttctctattcagcactggttaggcctcatctagagtattgcgtccagttctgggctccacaattcaagaaggatgcagacaagctggagcatgttcagaggagggcaaccaggatgatcaggggtctggaaataaagccctatgaagagagactgaaagaactgggcatgtttagcctggagaagagaagattgaggggaggcatgatagcactcttcaaatacttaaaaggttgtcacccagaggagggccaggatctcttctcgatcctcccagagtgcaggacacggaataacgggctcaagttaaaggaagccagattccagctggacatcaggaaaaacttcctgactgttagagcggtacgacaatggaaccagttacctagggaggttgtgggctctcccaccctagaagccttcaagaggcagctgtgcaaccctctgtcaggggtgctttagggtggattcctgcattgggcagggggttggactcgatggccttatgggccccttccaactctactattctatgattctacgtgccGCTGGACTGTAGCCATTTCTGAAGGGAAAGCCAGCAGAAACATTTCTGCGTGCCCCCCACCTTGCCCCGGGACACGTGCACAAGGGGCTTCCTCCCCCCGGGGGGCATTTCTGTGCTCAAAGGACTACCCCAGTGCAAAGTCCAGATGTGTTCCTCCCCTGGGTCATGTCACACTCATTGCACGCCCAAGTACAGTGTGAACACTGCAGTCGGTTCATCCCGCACCGCAAATGCAGAGCTTGAGCCTGCGCGGGCTTCAGGGCGTGAGCAGCCTCGGAAGGCAGGCGTGTGGCCTGCAAGAAGGAAAGCCCCAGTCAGCCGAGCGGAACCCACGGAGCCTCACCTTCCTTGGTCTCTGGTTCAGAGCCTCCGGGTCGGGCTCCGGGGCTCCGGCAGCCTCGTTCTCCTGCCTGAACTTCTTGCCTGCGGGCGGCACCGGCGACCCCGTCTCTTCGCCAATGGTTTCGATGGTCTTTTTGACTTTCTTGGCTGGGAGccattcaaaaacacacacaggatcagcCACTACTCACGAGCGCCTTGCCGAAAGAGAGAACTCGCTCCCAGCTCAGCCCAGCCCACTGACCTCTCTTGACAGTTTTGAGCGGGGTGTGAATAGCCTCAGAGGCCAGCTTTTTTATTTCCAGGATGCCCACATCCATCTGCAAGCACAAGCAAAGACGAGACCAGGCACGCAAGTGAGAGAAAGGCAGCGTCACTAGGACCATCGGGGCAGGGCGGGTTTGCGCTGGGATCTGCCCCCCGAACCAGGAAGAGGCACCAACAATCAACGGGGCAGATTTACGGGGGATGAACAGATGCTACGTACCGAGGCGGCTTTCTCCAGAGCCTTCTCACTTCCTCCTAGAGCTGAAGGGATGAAAAGTGCCTTGATTAGAGCAGAACCAAAACATGccgagagagagaagaggcaaaAGGAGGAGGGCGAGGAGGAGGTGAGTGGCCACAGAAACGCTTCTTTGGGCATAAAACACACTGCTTTAAGGTGGcctcctgcatggagcaggggggtggactcgatggccttagaggccccttccagctctactattctatgaagtgaCTTTAGAAGCCGTCAAAGGGGAGGCAGACTCTTTTGTCcctcgccccgccccgccccgcgccACATCCTATTTTGCTCACGTTTAAGAGCAAGCTTGGATCACACGATGGAGCTAACGTGTGCTGCAAGAACGTAAGACTTTCAAAGGAAGCATCTGACTCCAAGCGGCTTAGAAAGGTGCCACCAACTCTGGCAATTCCACCAAGAACAGCCACTAACTGGGCAGCTGTGGCAGGCATCGCCAGGTGAGCCCTCTGCCCCCCATTCATCCTCATCCTTCTGCTAACAAGCGTCAGAGCAAAGTACCAATGAAACTGAGCCAGTTCATCTCCCTCAGGGCCACAGGAAGGCGGAGAAGTTCCATGTTGTACATGTTGCTGATGTCCTTCTGGAGACTCTCACCAGCCTCGCTGACCTGCTCCAGGCGTGTTTCggctaaaaagaaaacagaataggGCAAGACTAAGCCTGGAGGTGAcggtccctccctccttcccacgcGAGAGTTCAGGCGGAGGTCTGAATCCTtggggctctctctctctctctcttggattCCACACGGAGAGACCCCACGCTGAACCTGACAATCTCTCGTGGCCTCCATATGTGAGGTTCAGGATCAAACCAAAGTCCAGCATGAGCTCCTGTGGGACAACAGTCAACGACGCATCACTTGCAAAGATTAAAATCCATTTAGATCGACATCTGGAAAAGACTGTTTTGCCTGCAAAAGGTCTCGGACTAGCAGTACAGCTAATCTGGCTGGGAGATTCTGCCCGAAAtgccggagagctgctgccagtcagcagaCCGCCCTGAGCTGGATGGAGgccatagcgagacctaaggtttatccctggatcgtccaggggtcaaacctgttcatctaggtgacacacaggggatccagtgctcaggcaggggcgaaccctggatgatcccaggataaactggGGCCGGAGTTTGCACAAGACTCAAAAGTTATACGGCAATTAGAATAACACAGACTCACACCGCCGTGCTAGATCCCCTGCAACTCAGTATTCCCAGGGGCCAGTTCAGAGAAAACCTCTTCACCTCACCAGAATAAAACAGACGTTTGCTGGGAAAGAAACGTCTGGGCCAGACGGTGATGGGAGGCTGAGCCGACCCCCTCAGGTAGAGCACCTGGAAGCCCCAGCACAGCGGCTGAGGAGGCCTGATCCTGGACCCGGCAGTCGGGCCCCTCTGCCCAGCACAGGAGGCGGGCAAGAGACTCCCATGCCCTGCTGCCACCTGCCAATCACCCAGGTCAGGTGTGTGTGGGTTGCCTGAACAACTTCCACGTTATCCAGACTGATGGGGTACAAGACGCTCAACAGCTTTTATCTTCTGATGGTTAAAAGTCATCCTTAAGAGCTCAGGATTTGACTTCTCTGGTTTCTAGATTTGAAAGTAAGCCATTCTCCCTAACTGCCCGATAGCTGCCTTTTAGCTGACAGAGGTTGTTACCTTCCATGTCAAAGTCCTTTAGGAAAGCGTCCACTTTTTTGCTTTTAAGGGAATTCTTATTGGTGCCTTTCGTGGTTTTCTTCCTTGAAGGAGCCATGGTGAAGAGCCAAACCCTAGGGGAAAGCGGAGGAGAGAAGCCCATTGGAAGGGCCAGGGGCGTCTTGGCCACGAGCGGCCGACCCAAACCTTCAGAgtgggagagaggaaggagatgcatcccccacccccctgcagcgCCCTGGGTGActtgaggagagagggaggggttgtgggagggaaaaggaggagcgTTTGCCTGCAGACACCTGGGGAGCATCCAGAAGGACAGCTCTGGGGGCCAACAAGGAGAAGGCCTTGCGCAGGAATTATgccgcccccctccccctaacTTGCAAATGGATTCTCCGCAGGGTGGAAAGTGAGGGAAGAAGGGCTGGGAAAACTGGGGTCGTCTCCTGGAGGCCCCCTAAAATCCCACGGACGAAGCAGGGCAGCAGCGGCCCAGCCAAAGCTTCACCCGGACAACCCCACCCCGAGACACCAGCCAAGACACCAGCCGGCTTGGTCCAGAGCAAGAAGACACCCCCACCCACGtccagagagggagggggcaggtcaGCCGCTCGCAGCAAAGGGTCTTGCCGTGGCGGCTGTTTAAGTGGGCCACAGGGGGCGACGCGGGCCTGAGCCCGGGGGTGGCCGGGCGGCTAACTGGACGGAGGGGGGGGGCATCGCGtggccctgcaactcccatcagccccagccaagggCGGGGGAGCATGGGAGCTGGGGTCCAAACACCTGCAGGGCCACAGGGGGCGACGCGGgcctgagcggggggggggctcgAGCCCAGCTAACTGGGCGGAGAGGGGGGCATCGCGTGTCCTggcgactcccatcagccccagacaaggGGGGGGAACATGGGAGGTGGGGTCCAAACACCTGCAGGGCCACAGGGGGCGACGCGGGcctgagccggggggggggggggctcgagCCCAGCTAACTGGGCGGAGAGGGGGGCATCGCGTGTCCTggcgactcccatcagccccagacaagggggggggaacatgggAGGTGGGGTCCAAACACCTGCAGGGCCACAGGGGGCGACGCGGGcctgagccggggggggggggctcgagCCCAGCTAACTGGGCGGAGAGGGGGGCATCGCGTGTCCTggcgactcccatcagccccagacaaggGCGGGGGAACATGGGAGGTGGGGTGCAAACACCCGCAGGGCCACGGGGCCGCCCCTCCCTCAGGgccagggcggggcgggggcagtaaccagggtgggggaggaggagcccCCCAGATGCGGGGAGAGCAGCCACTCCCGGGGCAGGAGGGTCCTGGGGATGGAGAGCaacaaggcggcggcggcggcggcagcagcgggggCGCTTACGAGCAGGGCGGGGCGTTGGGTGCCGGGGGCCCTTCTCCACgcgcgggaggggagggggcgttgGGGgggtgctcctcttcctcttcttcttcttcttcttcctcttcctcctcctcctcttcctcgtcgtGGGTCCTCTGGAGCCGCCGCTGTGTTCAAATTCGGGCGCCGGCGGTCCCGCGGCCAATCAGCgtcgcgcgcgcgcacacacgctCCGCCAATAGGAAGGCGGGGAGGAGCGGGAGGCCCGGGCGAGCCTCTTCCGGCGGGGGCGGCGAGAGGACTACATTGCCCGGCAGGCCCTGGGCCGAGAGCGCGGGCGGGCGCCCCCTGAGGGCGGGAGGGGCGCGAGGCTCCGGCGGAGGCTTCTCCCCGGGTGGGAACCGCGGAGACCGAAAGAGTTTTCTGTGTTGTTAGTGACGCTGAAGGTTTCCTCTGTAGTTGCTTTCTAAATTATTTTCTGGCTGCTCcttataaactggcaaaaccaaagaggttcctaacagttcaggagcttgtagctccatttgttactaaaaaggtaaacatttttttaaaagtaaattcagtttgtaaaaattgcttgaccattaatatttatttatttatttatttatttattacgtttttataccgcccaatagccgaagctctctgggcggttcacaaaaattaaaaccataataaaacaaccaacagtttaaaaacacaaatacaaaatacaatataaaaagcacaagcaggataaaatcacgcagcagaaattgatacaagATTTAAATACAGAGTTAGGACAGtaaaatataccaaatgtaataattttatgccaaaccaacttggacataattacaatttatgttcctaaagtaacacagtgattttcaatctgtaaaatgagctaatattgcattatttcaatttccccgaaaatttccatccccccccccccgaaaacccCCAGGAAAAAACCCGTTTCCCccacatggcttcaaaatttctggaaagttTACATCTCTAATCTTAGCGGGACTGGAAGCTCCGCAGTGCCCGGGTGCTTGAGCTCTCGCCCAAAAGCTCTGCAGCCCTTGATCACTTCCCAAGCAGCCAGACATGGAAACGGAGGGAGCTGCCTCATACGGAGTCAGGCCGTGGGTCCAGTCCTGCCTGCCTTGGCAGCCAGCAATGGCTTTCTGGGGTTCAGGCCGGAGAAGATTTCCCAGACCTGCCTGGAGATGCGGCTGGGAATTGAACTAGGGGCCTTCTGCCTGCCAAGCGATGCGCCTCCAACAGCAGCCCTTGCGCAGCTCTACGCAACGGGGTCGCTGCCTGCCTGGGACAGCAAAAGCAATCCAAGGGGGCAGAAAGCACTGAGAAAGTCACCATCCATGGCtggggaggcaacgagtggggtgccgcagggctcagtcctgggcccagtgctcttcaacatttttattaatgatttggacaaggaggtgcagggaacgctgatcaaatttgcagatgacaccaaattgggtgggatagctaataccctggaagacagaaacaaacttcaaagtgatcttgataggctggagtgctgggctgaaaacaacagaatgaaat contains:
- the CDCA8 gene encoding borealin, with the translated sequence MAPSRKKTTKGTNKNSLKSKKVDAFLKDFDMEAETRLEQVSEAGESLQKDISNMYNMELLRLPVALREMNWLSFIALGGSEKALEKAASMDVGILEIKKLASEAIHTPLKTVKRAKKVKKTIETIGEETGSPVPPAGKKFRQENEAAGAPEPDPEALNQRPRKAKTSAQKARTSKRSRPPSARSTHFNKRSSKANFATPVSQAAQSTTTRGVTPAATPKFDSSIFKTPGLRAPAAQERVFSISARGSPLADSNEIFITLPVGEGESIRLRASELSKRDLLCLNADTLGSVKKMSTQLLHLCSTMKSHK